Proteins encoded together in one Lathyrus oleraceus cultivar Zhongwan6 chromosome 5, CAAS_Psat_ZW6_1.0, whole genome shotgun sequence window:
- the LOC127084731 gene encoding arabinogalactan protein 1 — translation MNNLLSLLLLSMFFTTSSVLVLADNAPASSPKSPVSLPPSKPPSTVSVSPVQSPTASKASPAKSPTLSPPSQTPAISPSGSTSPPARSPTVQPPSSVSPAISPSTNVSSPPVQSPSTPPPTAAVAPVSSPVAAPTVTEGPSVSSPPEASSGGIPSSSATPADSPATLPSNKSPPGTAPSSSSPETSSPGPIGDDSGSRSISGAPVVLGGVALLVALSF, via the coding sequence ATGAATAACTTGCTTTCACTCTTACTACTTTCTATGTTCTTCACAACATCCTCGGTTTTGGTTCTTGCAGACAATGCTCCGGCTTCTTCTCCTAAGTCACCGGTTTCTCTACCGCCGTCGAAACCACCTTCTACGGTCTCGGTTTCTCCGGTACAGTCTCCCACGGCTTCTAAAGCATCCCCTGCAAAGTCTCCAACTTTATCTCCGCCTTCACAAACTCCGGCGATCTCTCCATCTGGGTCTACCTCACCGCCGGCAAGATCTCCGACTGTTCAGCCACCATCTTCGGTTTCTCCGGCTATCAGTCCATCCACCAATGTGTCTTCGCCACCGGTTCAATCTCCGTCCACTCCTCCGCCAACTGCAGCGGTGGCTCCGGTAAGTAGTCCTGTTGCGGCACCAACGGTGACAGAGGGACCATCAGTTTCTTCTCCACCAGAGGCTTCTTCGGGAGGTATCCCTTCAAGTTCGGCTACTCCGGCAGATTCACCGGCGACACTTCCGTCTAACAAATCGCCGCCTGGAACTGCACCGTCGAGTTCTTCACCAGAAACTTCTTCACCGGGTCCTATCGGCGACGATTCGGGTTCAAGATCAATTTCCGGGGCTCCGGTTGTTTTGGGTGGCGTGGCTCTCTTGGTTGCCTTGTCTTTTTGA